TCGTAACTGATAGATGTGAGATTATTATTGGCATCATAACTGTAGTTAGTGATACTCTCAGCTATGCCATCGCCATTGTTGTCAGAACTTTCCGATGTTTTGTTGCCCTTGGTATCGTAAGTATAATTGGTGGCATTATCAATTTTGCCATCACCATTTTGATCATTACTTACTGATGTGAGGTTGCCACTGTGATCATAGGTATATTTGATGACTTTATCAAGCTTGCCGTCACCATTGTAATCATAGCTTTCGGATGTCTTATTGCCATTGGCATCATAAGTATAATCCGTAACTGAATCTAATTTGCCATCAGCATTGTAGTCAACACTGACAAATGTTAGTTGACTGTTAGTATTGTATTTATAAGTAGTGAGATAGTCAGTTTTTCCATCAGCATTGTAATCAATGCCTACGAATGTCAAATTACGATCGCCATCGTAGTTATAAGTATATATTTTATCAACTGTGCCATCGCCATTGTAATCGTAGCTTTCTGATATGCGATCGCCATTAACATCGTAAGTATAGCTATTGATTTTATTAGCAATGCCGTCACCATTGTCATCATAGCTTTCTTTTATTAGCTTGCCATTACCATCGTAGGTATAGGTGTTGATTTTATTAGCAATGCCATCACCATTGTTGTCATAGCTTTCTGATGTTTTGTTACCGTTAGCATCGTAAGTATAAGTGTTGATGCGGTCAACAATGCCATCACCATTATTGTCATAATTTTCCGATGTCTTGTTACCTTGAGCATCGTATGTATAAGTGTTAATTCGGTCAATTGTGCCGTTGCGATCGTCGTCAAAGCTTTCCGATGTGCGGTTGCTGTTGGCATCGTAGGTATAGCTATTAACTGAATCTACCGTACCGTCGCCATTGTCGTCATATTGTTCGGATGTGCGGTTATTGTTGACATCGTAAGTATAGATGTTAACTGAATCTTCTATACCGTCGCCATTGTTGTCATATTTTTCGGATGTTAAATTGCCTTGAGCATCGTATGTATAAAGATAGATACGGTCAACTGTACCGTCGTTATTATTGTCAAAGCTTTCAGATAGCTTGTTGCCCTTGGCATCATAAGTCAAGGTGGTGAGACTCTCAGCTATGCCATCGCCATTGGTATCATTCCCTACAGATGTGAGATTGCCATTAGCATCGTAGATATAAGTATCGATACTATCAGCTATGCCATCACCATCATTGTCAAAGGTTGCAGATGCTAGATTGCCATTGCCATCATAACTATAGATAGTGGTGCGATCGCTAATGCCGTCACCATCATTATCAAAGCTTTGGGATATTTGGTGATACCGATAAGTGATGACTGAATCTACAATACCATCAGCATCAAAATCGGTACTCTCAGAAATCAGGTTGCCGTTTGCATCGTAGCTATAATTTGTGATGGATGTCATTTTTAGATCAAAAGCTAGACTTTTATGGCAACCATAACGATGCATCCCATATTTTGCAGGAGTGAATATACTTAAAAACTTATAGGAATCCGATTTGATTCCTGAACCACTAGTAGAGACAGGGAACTCTTAACAGTAAAAAGGAATAAAAGTGTACTGAGTTTTTTTCAAAAATCAAATATGAGTCCTAATAGAGGAGTCGTTGAGAAGCCCACACTCACCCTGAAAGGGGGGTGTGTGGAGTACGTCACGCAAAACGACGACGGCTAAAACTGGGTTGGAGCAACTGGCGTTCAACAATCAAAATTGTTCTGAGGATTCCTGTTGTAGTGGAATCGTAATGACAAATTCTGCTCCTTCTCCTGGGGCTGAAAAACACTGTAATTGCCCACTGTGTTTGTTGACAACAATTTGGTAGCTAATTGATAATCCCATGCCAGTACCTTTACCTACAGGTTTCGTGGTGAAAAAGGGGTCAAATAAATGTTGACGCACTTTTTCAGTCATTCCTGGCCCATTATCAGCAATACGGATAATTACCTGCTGGTCAGCTGTGAGTTCAGTACGAATGCGAATTTGAGGTTTAGTCAATAGTCCATAGTCCATGGTCAATAGTTCACAATTGTTGACTGATGACTGTTGACTGATGACTGATGACTGTTGACTGTTGACTATTGACTCCTCTAAAGCATCGATGGCATTTGTCAATAAATTCATAAACACCTGATTGATTTGTCCAGCGTGACAGACTACCCGTGGTAAGTTGCTGTACTCTGGGATCACTTGGATTTCTGGCTGTCCTGGTTTCCCTTTCAGGCGATTTTGCAATAACAGCAAGCTGCTATCAATACCTTCGTGGATATCGACTGGCTTCATCCCTTCTTCATCAAGGCGAGAAAAGGTGCGTAGAGATAGGACAATCTGCTGGATGCGTTTAGCTCCCATATTCATAGAATCTAGGATTTTGGGCAAATCTTGGCAAATAAAATCTAAATCAATTGCATAGATTTGCTGGTGAATCTCTGGTGCTGGTGGACAGTGGTGTTGTTGATAAAGTTCTAGTAAGTGCAGTAAATCCTTGACATATTGACTGGCGTGGTTGATATTACCGTAGATGAAATTAACGGGATTATTGATTTCGTGGGCAATTCCTGCTACTAACTGTCCTAAAGAAGACATTTTTTCAGTTTGGATCAGTTGAGCCTGGGTTTGTTGCAGTTGCAGTAAAGTTTCTTCTAGCTGGTTTGCTTTTTCTTGGGCTGTTTGGGCTGTGAGGCGAGTTTGGGTATAGAGTTTGGCTTGGTCAATGGCGATCGCTATTTGATCTGTA
Above is a window of Nostoc sp. UHCC 0702 DNA encoding:
- a CDS encoding GAF domain-containing sensor histidine kinase; its protein translation is MLPHLYFRLDADGTILDYHLGEIQKLHKLEGVVAGNKIHDYLPKNLQIKFQQAIKRVVENKTLVSFQYNLPLPEVNSNFEARLFPLQEQQIIVIVRQISHSEAKFRAIAQQEALLNRLSSQIRASLDLNCILETAVQEIRNLFQIDRCVFFWYRQNNDSSYWESVYEAKSSILPCLLTDQVIFTEIELIAAKTLNKEIIRIDDVETVDDPITRQFLGDFGFTAFISLPVHTQSGEIGAFSCGYCNGFRPWLDDEVELLQAVTDQIAIAIDQAKLYTQTRLTAQTAQEKANQLEETLLQLQQTQAQLIQTEKMSSLGQLVAGIAHEINNPVNFIYGNINHASQYVKDLLHLLELYQQHHCPPAPEIHQQIYAIDLDFICQDLPKILDSMNMGAKRIQQIVLSLRTFSRLDEEGMKPVDIHEGIDSSLLLLQNRLKGKPGQPEIQVIPEYSNLPRVVCHAGQINQVFMNLLTNAIDALEESIVNSQQSSVISQQSSVNNCELLTMDYGLLTKPQIRIRTELTADQQVIIRIADNGPGMTEKVRQHLFDPFFTTKPVGKGTGMGLSISYQIVVNKHSGQLQCFSAPGEGAEFVITIPLQQESSEQF